The Pseudomonadales bacterium genome includes the window TTTGGGTCTGGAGGTTTTTTTACCGCCAGGCTCTGCTGCGGCAGAAGATATTGAGATTATACAAATTGCTGCGCTGCACGACGCGAAGCCTCAAAGTATCAGTTTTTTATCTGATCAGAAACGTTTGCCTGAGTTATCCAGTACCGCTGCCAGTGCGGTGATTATCAGTGCACAACAGCAATCGCAGTGCCCGATTCCAGCACTGATTTCAAACAACCCTTACCTTAGCTATGCTCAGCTAACCGAGTTGTTTTTACCGAATCACCCAGCGACTGCAGGCATCCATCCTACTGCCGTTGTGGCAGATTCAGCGCAGGTGGCATCATCTGCCTCCATTGGCCCGCATGTGACAATAGCAGCGGATGCCGTGGTGGCAGAAAATTGTGAAATTGGCGCGGGTAGCTATATTGGACATTCTAGTCACGTCGGCGCTAATACCGTGCTGGCTGCCAATGTAACACTGTATAGTGATGTGCAGATTGGTCAGCACGTAACTATTCATAGCGGTACTGTGATTGGTGCTCAGGGTTTTGGTTTTGCTCCAACCGGTAAAACCGGCGCCGATCAGCAGGCATGGCAAAAGATTCATCAGCTTGGCGGCGTGGTGATTGCCGATTTTGTTGATATTGGCGCCAATACCTGTATCGACTGCGGCACCTTATCGCCTACTATTATTGAGCAGGGCGTGATTATTGATAATCAAGTTCATATTGCGCATAACTGTATTATTGGTCGTTATACCGCTATTGCCGGCGCCACTTCATTTGCCGGCAGTACTGTGGTTGGAGAACATTGCATTATTGCCGGTGCCTGCGCCATCGCTGGCCATATTGAGATTGCTGCCGGTACGCAAATTATGGGCATGAGTAAGGTTACGGGTTCAATAAAGCAGCCAGGTTCCTATTCCTCAGGTACCGGCAGCATGCCGACATCACAGTGGCGTAAATCAGCCGTGCGTTTTACTCAGCTTGATCAAATGGAAAAGCGCATCAAGCAACTTGAAAAACAAATACAGCAGTTATCAACTGACAGAAACGATTAATCTTGCGCTTGGATAAATATCCTGTAAAGACGCAATGTTGATAACTGTGATACAAGGACTAGGAATTTTATATGATGAATATTGAACAGGTACGTCAGTATTTACCGCATCGTTACCCGTTTTTATTGGTTGATCGTGTAGAGTCGATTCAGTTAGGCGAGTCGATTGTGGCACTAAAAAATGTCAGTGCTAACGAGGAGTTTTTTCAGGGGCATTTTCCGGATTATGCGGTCATGCCAGGGGTTTTAATTGTCGAGGCAATGGCACAGGCTGCGGGCATATTAGGTTTTAAAACACTCGATACTAAGCCAGCTGACGGTTCACTGTATTTATTTGTAGGTTGTGATGACTTACGTTTTAAGCGCCAGGTTG containing:
- the lpxD gene encoding UDP-3-O-(3-hydroxymyristoyl)glucosamine N-acyltransferase, coding for MSFSLAFIAEHLGLEVFLPPGSAAAEDIEIIQIAALHDAKPQSISFLSDQKRLPELSSTAASAVIISAQQQSQCPIPALISNNPYLSYAQLTELFLPNHPATAGIHPTAVVADSAQVASSASIGPHVTIAADAVVAENCEIGAGSYIGHSSHVGANTVLAANVTLYSDVQIGQHVTIHSGTVIGAQGFGFAPTGKTGADQQAWQKIHQLGGVVIADFVDIGANTCIDCGTLSPTIIEQGVIIDNQVHIAHNCIIGRYTAIAGATSFAGSTVVGEHCIIAGACAIAGHIEIAAGTQIMGMSKVTGSIKQPGSYSSGTGSMPTSQWRKSAVRFTQLDQMEKRIKQLEKQIQQLSTDRND
- the fabZ gene encoding 3-hydroxyacyl-ACP dehydratase FabZ; translated protein: MMNIEQVRQYLPHRYPFLLVDRVESIQLGESIVALKNVSANEEFFQGHFPDYAVMPGVLIVEAMAQAAGILGFKTLDTKPADGSLYLFVGCDDLRFKRQVVPGDQLKLNAAVVSERRGIWKFDCSATVDGELACKATILCAHRQTPNFDQ